In the Streptomyces sp. NBC_00525 genome, one interval contains:
- a CDS encoding TetR/AcrR family transcriptional regulator, whose protein sequence is MAARSEQTKNRIYQAALEEFAQYGIAGARVDRIAKAAQANKQAIYLYFGDKEKLFALVLGRVLEELAEAVAPPSGSDGVAAYIERLFAYHQEHPAVLRLLLWEALEFSTAEVPDEESRTAHYQEKAGAIGGIGDAGTAGPLGPQALLLVFTGLVGWPLAVPQVTRMIMGDDAGAMGRTRAAIVAAAQTIADARQQGADGE, encoded by the coding sequence GTGGCCGCACGGTCGGAACAGACGAAGAACCGCATCTATCAAGCCGCTCTGGAGGAGTTCGCCCAGTACGGCATCGCCGGCGCCCGCGTGGACCGGATCGCCAAGGCGGCGCAGGCCAACAAGCAGGCCATCTACCTCTACTTCGGCGACAAGGAGAAGCTCTTCGCGCTCGTGCTCGGCCGGGTGCTGGAGGAGCTCGCCGAAGCCGTGGCGCCGCCCTCCGGGAGCGACGGCGTGGCGGCCTACATCGAGCGGCTCTTCGCCTACCACCAGGAGCACCCGGCCGTGCTGAGACTGCTGCTCTGGGAGGCGCTGGAGTTCTCCACGGCGGAGGTGCCCGACGAGGAGTCCCGTACGGCGCACTACCAGGAGAAGGCCGGGGCCATCGGGGGGATCGGTGACGCGGGGACGGCCGGTCCGCTCGGCCCGCAGGCCCTCCTCCTGGTCTTCACCGGGCTCGTCGGCTGGCCGCTCGCCGTGCCGCAGGTCACCCGCATGATCATGGGCGACGACGCCGGCGCGATGGGGCGCACCCGGGCGGCGATCGTGGCGGCGGCGCAGACGATCGCCGA
- the npdG gene encoding NADPH-dependent F420 reductase, translating into MTTNDDSGSAPKPPAKDPWDLPDVSDLTIGVLGGTGPQGRGLAYRFARAGQRVIIGSRAADRAEAAAAELGNGVRGTDNAGCARESDVVIVAVPWDGHAATLESLRAELAGKLVVDCVNPLGFDKKGAYALKPEEGSAAEQAAALLPDSRVTAAFHHLSAVLLQDETIEEIDTDVLVLGETRADTDIVQALAGRIPGMRGIFAGRLRGAHQVEALVANLISVNRRYKAHAGLRTTDV; encoded by the coding sequence ATGACTACGAATGACGACAGCGGCAGCGCGCCCAAGCCCCCCGCCAAGGACCCCTGGGACCTGCCGGACGTGTCGGACCTGACCATCGGCGTCCTCGGCGGCACCGGACCCCAGGGCCGCGGCCTCGCGTACCGCTTCGCCCGCGCCGGACAGCGGGTGATCATCGGCTCCCGCGCCGCGGACCGCGCGGAGGCGGCCGCCGCGGAACTGGGCAACGGCGTACGCGGCACGGACAACGCCGGCTGCGCGCGCGAGAGCGATGTGGTGATCGTCGCCGTGCCGTGGGACGGGCACGCCGCCACGCTGGAGTCGCTCCGCGCGGAGCTGGCCGGGAAGCTCGTCGTGGACTGCGTCAACCCGCTCGGCTTCGACAAGAAGGGCGCCTACGCGCTGAAGCCCGAGGAGGGCAGCGCCGCCGAGCAGGCCGCCGCCCTGCTGCCGGACTCCCGCGTCACCGCCGCCTTCCACCACCTGTCCGCGGTGCTGCTCCAGGACGAGACGATCGAGGAGATCGACACCGACGTCCTCGTGCTGGGCGAGACCCGCGCCGACACCGACATCGTCCAGGCGCTGGCGGGCCGCATCCCCGGCATGCGGGGCATCTTCGCCGGCCGGCTGCGGGGCGCCCACCAGGTCGAGGCCCTGGTCGCCAACCTGATCTCGGTCAACCGCCGCTACAAGGCCCACGCCGGTCTCCGTACCACCGACGTCTGA
- a CDS encoding BTAD domain-containing putative transcriptional regulator: protein MLEIPTTDQNPHQPAEWAGLLRSLGEGVVRKETDATAPAPELTVKLLGPPEVYDAHGQPVPLRSDVARRVLFHLILVAPHVIPNHRLIEAVWEGEEPESAIDQIRKTISRLRRELPAGTSLIRTEPGGYRLVLNPSHIDLTRWREALRHTTLLEQNGDCRGALETLSAGLELWRGRALDGLDGKPFTGESVALQEERSAALETWCRLALEELGSSTVIARLRREIAQDPLPERLWEILIRVLASSGRPLEAMEEYNRMRKILAGSLRVRPSAPLQNLYRRLEAEVGGRSPVGTPPAGRARPVNRRKVPLWIMELLRGQEPVPAYVLDQHWNVLHRNQAMRRWFPWLRGESANLLRWALLDPSARTVLHNWDEHAMVYLGIVHCALRKNRDDAFFTTLKAEAENDPAVAALLAKSRVIEVASRSGHHFTLGLPHVTPEPLEVVAHVLCPEGRGGLRVVVLTQPTTSLEENAA, encoded by the coding sequence GTGTTGGAGATACCTACCACCGACCAGAATCCACACCAGCCGGCGGAGTGGGCCGGCCTTCTGAGAAGCCTCGGTGAGGGAGTGGTCCGCAAGGAGACGGACGCGACCGCGCCCGCCCCGGAGCTCACCGTGAAACTCCTCGGGCCCCCCGAGGTGTACGACGCCCACGGGCAGCCCGTCCCGCTCCGCAGCGACGTGGCCCGCCGGGTCCTGTTCCACCTCATCCTCGTCGCGCCCCACGTCATACCCAACCACCGGCTCATCGAGGCCGTCTGGGAGGGCGAGGAGCCGGAGAGCGCCATCGACCAGATCCGCAAGACCATCTCCCGGCTGCGGCGTGAACTGCCCGCCGGAACCAGCCTCATCCGAACCGAACCAGGTGGGTACCGGCTCGTGTTGAACCCCTCGCACATCGACCTCACCCGATGGCGCGAGGCATTGCGGCACACCACGCTGCTCGAACAGAACGGTGACTGCCGCGGCGCCCTCGAAACGCTGTCGGCCGGGCTCGAACTGTGGCGCGGCCGGGCACTCGACGGTCTCGACGGCAAGCCGTTCACCGGGGAGTCGGTGGCTCTCCAGGAGGAGCGCAGCGCGGCGCTGGAGACCTGGTGCCGGCTCGCGCTGGAGGAGCTGGGCTCCTCCACCGTGATCGCCCGGCTCCGCCGCGAGATCGCCCAGGACCCGCTTCCGGAGCGGCTGTGGGAGATCCTCATCCGGGTCCTCGCCTCGTCGGGCCGCCCGCTGGAGGCCATGGAGGAGTACAACCGGATGCGCAAGATCCTCGCCGGGTCCCTCCGCGTCCGCCCCTCGGCGCCCCTGCAGAACCTCTACCGCAGACTCGAAGCCGAAGTCGGCGGCCGGTCCCCGGTGGGCACCCCGCCGGCCGGCCGCGCCCGGCCGGTGAACCGCCGCAAAGTACCCCTGTGGATCATGGAGTTGCTGCGTGGCCAGGAACCCGTACCGGCGTACGTCCTCGACCAGCACTGGAACGTGCTGCACCGCAATCAGGCGATGAGGCGCTGGTTCCCCTGGTTACGGGGGGAGAGCGCCAATCTGCTGCGGTGGGCCCTGCTCGATCCCAGCGCCCGTACCGTGCTGCACAACTGGGACGAGCACGCGATGGTCTACCTGGGCATCGTCCACTGCGCGCTGCGCAAGAACCGGGACGACGCCTTCTTCACCACCCTGAAGGCGGAGGCCGAGAACGATCCGGCGGTCGCCGCCCTGCTCGCCAAGAGCCGCGTCATCGAGGTCGCCTCCCGCTCCGGCCACCACTTCACCCTGGGCCTGCCGCACGTCACCCCGGAACCGCTCGAGGTCGTCGCCCATGTGCTGTGCCCCGAGGGCAGAGGGGGCCTGCGCGTCGTCGTACTGACCCAACCGACCACTTCACTCGAGGAGAACGCCGCATGA
- a CDS encoding MFS transporter, whose protein sequence is MSESDTLPTSAQPGAGPASPPGTARPLLFLAMAVCSAATVANVYLAQPLLALFADDLGVSSSAAGTVVTCAQLGYAAGILFLVPLGDIRRRRPLLTTMLVCTVLALLAAAAAPGLSVLAASAALVGGATVIPQVLVPLASELAPPQRRASIVANVQIGLMTGIVGSRVIGGLVGEALSWRAMYLLAAVLTALTGAVTVALLPREGARKALPYRQLLGSLPRLLRQEPVLRHSCLMHSALFGAYTATWTTLVFALADEPYGYSSATAGLFGLLGLAGAFAAPWAGRFIDRRAAAPIITVALVLMVVSAGAYWFGGSLIAFMILAVMLANVAVQWSQIANQARIFSYLPEARSRANTVYMVAAFLSGAVAAALGSVCYGAFGWGGACALQAALAAAGLLVVPAMRRHDTHRAPAA, encoded by the coding sequence ATGTCGGAATCGGACACGCTCCCCACCTCGGCCCAACCGGGCGCCGGCCCCGCCTCTCCTCCGGGCACGGCACGCCCGCTCCTCTTCCTCGCCATGGCCGTGTGCTCCGCGGCCACGGTCGCCAACGTCTACCTGGCCCAGCCGCTGCTCGCGCTGTTCGCCGACGACCTCGGCGTCTCCTCGTCCGCGGCCGGGACCGTCGTCACCTGCGCCCAGCTCGGCTACGCGGCCGGCATCCTCTTCCTCGTACCGCTCGGCGACATCCGCAGGCGGCGCCCGCTGCTCACCACCATGCTGGTCTGCACCGTCCTGGCGCTCCTGGCCGCCGCCGCCGCACCCGGACTCTCCGTCCTGGCCGCCTCCGCCGCGCTCGTCGGCGGGGCCACCGTGATCCCCCAGGTGCTGGTGCCGCTCGCCTCGGAACTCGCCCCGCCGCAGCGCCGCGCCTCCATCGTGGCGAACGTCCAGATCGGCCTCATGACCGGCATCGTCGGCTCCCGGGTGATCGGCGGCCTGGTGGGTGAGGCGCTGAGCTGGCGCGCCATGTACCTGCTCGCCGCCGTGCTGACCGCCCTGACGGGCGCGGTGACCGTCGCCCTGCTGCCGCGCGAAGGGGCCCGCAAGGCCCTCCCGTACCGGCAACTGCTCGGCTCACTGCCGCGCCTGCTCCGCCAGGAACCCGTACTGCGCCACTCCTGCCTCATGCACAGCGCCCTGTTCGGCGCCTACACCGCGACCTGGACGACGCTGGTATTCGCCCTCGCCGACGAGCCCTACGGATACAGCAGCGCGACCGCCGGACTCTTCGGGCTGCTCGGGCTCGCGGGAGCGTTCGCCGCGCCCTGGGCCGGCCGCTTCATCGACCGGCGGGCAGCGGCTCCGATCATCACCGTCGCCCTGGTGCTCATGGTGGTCTCCGCGGGTGCCTACTGGTTCGGCGGCAGCCTGATCGCCTTCATGATCCTGGCCGTGATGCTGGCCAACGTGGCCGTGCAGTGGAGCCAGATCGCCAACCAGGCCCGCATCTTCTCCTACCTGCCCGAGGCGCGCAGCCGCGCCAACACCGTCTACATGGTCGCCGCCTTCCTCAGCGGCGCCGTCGCGGCCGCCCTCGGCAGCGTCTGCTACGGCGCGTTCGGCTGGGGCGGCGCCTGCGCCCTGCAAGCCGCCCTCGCCGCCGCAGGACTGCTCGTCGTACCGGCCATGCGCCGCCACGACACCCACCGGGCCCCCGCGGCCTGA
- a CDS encoding nuclear transport factor 2 family protein — translation MTAPAMPKAVLQFFDASQKGDVDAWADAFAESGIFHDPVGTEPIKGREAIRAFIASVVPNFDPFLGLTPVEAHTVGSSVAVSWHGSAVSKDGKPVNWSGINVYELGEDGLIHEAKAYFNHAIFQAQLS, via the coding sequence ATGACCGCTCCCGCCATGCCCAAGGCCGTCCTCCAGTTCTTCGACGCCTCGCAGAAGGGCGATGTCGACGCCTGGGCCGACGCGTTCGCGGAGTCCGGCATCTTCCACGACCCGGTCGGCACCGAGCCGATCAAGGGCCGCGAGGCCATCCGCGCCTTCATCGCCTCCGTCGTCCCCAACTTCGACCCGTTCCTCGGCCTGACCCCGGTCGAGGCCCACACGGTCGGCTCCTCGGTGGCCGTCTCCTGGCACGGCTCGGCCGTCTCCAAGGACGGCAAGCCGGTCAACTGGTCGGGCATCAACGTCTACGAGCTCGGTGAGGACGGCCTGATCCACGAGGCGAAGGCGTACTTCAACCACGCGATCTTCCAGGCCCAGCTCTCCTGA
- a CDS encoding nuclear transport factor 2 family protein yields MTNVPGTHLARRSLLGLGVSLGATTAGALLTAPAAHASDTARPGRSGHVLEQSHAGFPAMPRSVLGFFLASQRADADGWAAVFSHGAVFHDPVGQPPLIGRRAIRQRIASILPEFRPFLGITPREAHMTADHVAVSWHAAAVTRGDRPVNWSGINIFHLDPDGLIDACSAYFDLAVFQAQLAPSPEAVTG; encoded by the coding sequence ATGACGAACGTACCGGGCACCCACCTCGCCCGTCGCAGCCTGCTGGGCCTGGGAGTCTCCCTCGGCGCGACCACCGCGGGCGCGCTCCTGACCGCCCCCGCGGCCCACGCCTCGGACACCGCGCGGCCGGGGCGGAGCGGCCACGTCCTCGAACAGAGCCACGCCGGGTTCCCCGCCATGCCCCGATCCGTGCTCGGCTTCTTCCTGGCCTCGCAGCGTGCCGACGCCGACGGCTGGGCCGCGGTGTTCTCCCACGGAGCCGTCTTCCACGACCCGGTGGGGCAGCCGCCGCTGATCGGCCGAAGGGCCATCAGACAGCGAATAGCCTCGATACTCCCGGAATTCCGGCCGTTCCTCGGCATCACGCCCCGAGAGGCGCACATGACCGCCGACCACGTGGCCGTCTCCTGGCACGCGGCCGCGGTCACCCGCGGCGACCGCCCCGTCAACTGGTCGGGCATCAACATCTTCCACCTGGACCCGGACGGCCTCATCGACGCGTGCTCGGCCTACTTCGACCTGGCGGTCTTCCAGGCGCAGCTGGCCCCCTCCCCCGAGGCGGTCACCGGATAG
- a CDS encoding site-2 protease family protein → MPTTQHQRISPVFLGIVAVTAVAGWAVWTDFAASPGFAAFLFVTGAWVVSLCLHEYAHARTALHSGDISIGAKGYLTLNPLKYTHALLSIVLPVLFVIMGGIGLPGGAVFIERGRIRGRWRHSLISAAGPLTNVLFALVCTAPFWLGALDGVPAAFRNALAFLAMLQVTAAILNFLPVPGLDGYGVVEPWLSYRTRRAVEPFAPYGLIAVFALLWVPELNRAFFDAVYALLGALDVHGFWTDCGLDAYRFWQGASPVCEAAG, encoded by the coding sequence ATGCCGACCACTCAGCACCAACGCATCAGTCCGGTCTTTCTGGGGATCGTCGCGGTGACGGCCGTGGCCGGGTGGGCGGTGTGGACCGACTTCGCGGCGTCGCCCGGGTTCGCCGCGTTCCTGTTCGTCACCGGGGCGTGGGTGGTGTCGCTGTGCCTGCACGAGTACGCGCACGCCAGGACCGCGCTGCACAGCGGGGACATCTCGATCGGGGCCAAGGGCTATCTCACGCTGAACCCGCTGAAGTACACGCACGCGCTGCTGAGCATCGTGCTGCCGGTGCTGTTCGTGATCATGGGCGGCATCGGGCTGCCCGGCGGGGCGGTGTTCATCGAGCGGGGGCGGATTCGCGGGCGGTGGCGGCACAGCCTGATCTCGGCGGCGGGCCCGCTGACCAATGTGCTGTTCGCGCTGGTGTGCACCGCGCCGTTCTGGCTGGGCGCGCTGGACGGGGTGCCCGCGGCCTTCCGGAACGCGCTGGCGTTCCTGGCGATGCTCCAGGTGACGGCCGCGATCCTGAACTTCCTGCCGGTGCCGGGGCTGGACGGCTACGGCGTGGTCGAGCCGTGGCTGTCGTACCGCACGCGGCGCGCGGTCGAGCCGTTCGCGCCGTACGGGCTGATCGCGGTGTTCGCGCTGCTGTGGGTGCCGGAGCTGAACCGGGCGTTCTTCGACGCGGTCTACGCCCTGCTGGGGGCGCTGGACGTGCACGGCTTCTGGACCGACTGCGGCCTGGACGCGTACCGGTTCTGGCAGGGGGCGAGCCCGGTGTGCGAGGCCGCCGGTTAG